Proteins co-encoded in one Sulfurimonas sp. HSL1-2 genomic window:
- the dcd gene encoding dCTP deaminase, producing the protein MGLKADSWIREQALEHAMITPFCEDQVGKGVVSYGLSSYGYDIRVSDEFKIFTNLNSTVVDPKHFDDANVVDYKGDICIVPPNSFALARTVEYFKIPRDVLAICLGKSTYARCGIIVNVTPFEPEFEGHITIEISNTTPLPAKIYANEGIAQVLFLQGDEMCETSYGDKGGKYQGQEGITLPRILQ; encoded by the coding sequence ATGGGACTGAAGGCGGACAGCTGGATCAGGGAACAGGCGCTTGAACACGCCATGATTACGCCTTTTTGCGAGGATCAGGTCGGCAAGGGCGTGGTCAGTTACGGGCTGAGCTCGTACGGGTACGATATCCGCGTCAGCGACGAGTTCAAGATCTTTACGAATCTCAACTCCACCGTGGTCGACCCGAAACATTTTGATGACGCGAACGTCGTGGATTACAAAGGCGACATCTGTATCGTCCCGCCGAACTCGTTTGCGCTGGCGCGGACCGTCGAGTACTTCAAGATCCCCCGTGACGTGCTGGCGATCTGTCTGGGCAAGTCCACCTACGCGCGCTGCGGTATTATCGTCAACGTGACCCCCTTTGAACCGGAATTCGAAGGGCACATCACGATCGAAATCTCCAACACCACGCCGCTGCCGGCGAAGATCTATGCCAACGAGGGGATCGCCCAGGTGCTCTTCCTGCAGGGCGACGAAATGTGCGAAACAAGCTACGGCGACAAGGGCGGAAAATACCAGGGGCAAGAGGGTATTACTTTACCACGCATTTTACAGTAA
- the accB gene encoding acetyl-CoA carboxylase biotin carboxyl carrier protein → MDMRQIKALMQEFDESGLSKLKITKEGFEMELEKVIGAVAAPVAAPAPVAAPVAVAAAAPTPAAAPAPSVSGDEILSPMVGTYYAAPSPDSAPFVKVGDTIKKGQVIAILEAMKIMNELEAEFDCKILDVLVSDGQAVEYDMPLFVVEKL, encoded by the coding sequence ATGGATATGAGACAGATCAAGGCATTGATGCAGGAATTTGACGAGAGCGGCCTTTCCAAACTGAAGATCACCAAAGAAGGGTTCGAGATGGAACTGGAAAAAGTCATCGGTGCCGTCGCGGCACCGGTAGCCGCCCCTGCACCGGTCGCAGCACCGGTCGCCGTCGCGGCGGCAGCACCTACTCCGGCAGCAGCTCCGGCCCCTTCTGTCAGCGGTGACGAGATCCTCTCCCCGATGGTCGGGACCTACTATGCGGCACCGTCACCGGATTCCGCGCCGTTCGTCAAAGTCGGCGACACCATCAAAAAAGGGCAGGTCATCGCGATCCTCGAAGCGATGAAGATCATGAACGAACTCGAAGCGGAATTCGACTGCAAAATCCTTGACGTGCTCGTCTCCGACGGCCAGGCGGTCGAGTACGACATGCCGCTCTTCGTGGTAGAGAAGCTCTGA
- a CDS encoding acetyl-CoA carboxylase biotin carboxylase subunit — protein MAEIKRILVANRGEIALRAIRTIKEMGKEAVAVYSKGDKGASYLELADAAICIGEAPSSASYLNIPAIISAAEVSGCDAIFPGYGFLSENQHFVEICAHHGIKFIGPTPEVMVLMSDKSKAKDVMISAGVPVVPGSDGAITDIEDAKKRAREVGYPVILKAAQGGGGRGMRVVEDESYLENAFLAAESEAITAFGDGTIYMEKFILNPRHIEVQIMADSHGNVIHVGERDCSMQRRHQKLIEESPAVVLTPEVRERLHAAAVRATEFIKYEGAGTFEFLLDANLDFYFMEMNTRLQVEHTVSEEVSGLDLIELMIQVAEGKSLPKQEEIVLKGHAIECRITAEDPIKFLPCPGKISEWIAPGGIGVRMDTHAHAGYIVPPTYDSMIGKLIVYGRDRDHAIKRMHRALSEFTISGIRTTIPFHIKMMENDDFISNNFDTKYLENYKG, from the coding sequence ATGGCAGAGATCAAGCGTATCCTGGTCGCAAACCGCGGCGAGATCGCCCTGCGTGCTATCCGTACCATCAAAGAGATGGGGAAGGAAGCCGTCGCCGTCTACTCCAAAGGGGACAAAGGCGCTTCCTACCTCGAGCTGGCCGACGCCGCCATCTGTATCGGCGAAGCGCCGAGCAGCGCAAGCTACCTCAATATCCCCGCCATCATCTCCGCCGCGGAAGTGAGCGGCTGTGATGCCATCTTCCCGGGTTACGGCTTTCTGAGCGAGAACCAGCATTTCGTCGAGATCTGTGCCCACCACGGCATCAAGTTCATCGGGCCGACGCCGGAAGTCATGGTACTGATGTCGGACAAGTCCAAAGCCAAAGACGTCATGATCTCCGCAGGCGTCCCGGTCGTCCCGGGAAGCGACGGCGCCATCACCGATATCGAGGACGCGAAAAAACGCGCCCGCGAAGTCGGCTACCCGGTCATCCTCAAAGCCGCCCAGGGCGGCGGCGGGCGCGGGATGCGCGTCGTCGAGGATGAAAGCTACCTCGAGAACGCCTTCCTTGCCGCCGAATCCGAAGCGATCACCGCGTTCGGCGACGGCACCATCTATATGGAGAAGTTCATCCTGAACCCGCGCCATATCGAGGTGCAGATCATGGCGGACAGCCACGGCAACGTCATCCACGTCGGCGAGCGCGACTGCTCCATGCAGCGCCGCCATCAGAAGCTCATCGAGGAGTCCCCGGCGGTCGTACTGACCCCGGAAGTCCGCGAACGCCTCCATGCCGCCGCCGTCCGCGCCACGGAGTTCATCAAGTACGAAGGTGCGGGGACCTTCGAGTTCCTGCTCGATGCGAACCTCGACTTCTACTTCATGGAGATGAACACCCGTCTGCAGGTCGAACACACCGTTTCCGAAGAGGTGAGCGGCCTCGACCTCATCGAGCTGATGATCCAGGTGGCCGAAGGCAAGAGCCTGCCGAAGCAGGAGGAGATCGTCCTCAAGGGTCACGCCATCGAGTGCCGTATCACGGCCGAGGATCCTATCAAGTTCCTGCCGTGCCCCGGAAAGATCAGCGAATGGATCGCGCCGGGCGGTATCGGCGTGCGTATGGACACCCACGCGCATGCGGGCTACATCGTTCCGCCGACCTACGACTCCATGATCGGCAAACTGATCGTCTATGGACGCGACCGTGACCATGCGATCAAACGCATGCACCGTGCGCTGAGTGAATTCACCATCAGCGGTATCCGCACGACGATCCCGTTCCACATCAAAATGATGGAGAACGACGACTTCATCTCCAACAACTTCGATACGAAGTACCTCGAGAACTACAAAGGGTAA
- a CDS encoding SurA N-terminal domain-containing protein produces the protein MQKTALLFILFTVALYARMVDGVAILVKEEPITLYAITQKMQENGMTQAQAVDLLIREKLEAQEVAQRELSVTETELQERIKQIAGQNNMTTAQLFDAVWQTEHLSRTDFEAKLKKSMLTQKLYGAIAMANMEEPGDAEMQEYYRLHSDKFSHPESFDVTVYHAPGQGVLKRKMDNPMLMLSEVTMQEASLPYEKIEPQLAALLIKTEIGAFTPILTDPKGGFASFYVRNKSLPVMQPFETVKAQVQEEMMDDAREQTLKDYFDRARLNAEITIVRLPDRQ, from the coding sequence TTGCAAAAAACAGCACTGCTTTTCATACTCTTTACCGTGGCGTTGTACGCCCGGATGGTCGACGGCGTCGCCATCCTTGTCAAGGAGGAGCCGATCACCCTCTACGCCATCACGCAGAAGATGCAGGAGAACGGCATGACGCAGGCGCAGGCCGTTGACCTGCTGATCCGCGAAAAACTGGAGGCCCAGGAGGTCGCCCAGCGTGAGCTCAGCGTCACCGAGACCGAGCTGCAGGAGCGCATCAAGCAGATCGCCGGACAGAACAACATGACGACGGCCCAGCTTTTCGATGCGGTCTGGCAGACCGAGCACCTGAGCCGCACGGATTTTGAAGCCAAGCTCAAAAAGTCGATGCTGACCCAGAAGCTCTACGGGGCGATCGCGATGGCCAATATGGAGGAGCCCGGCGATGCGGAGATGCAGGAGTATTACCGCCTGCACTCGGACAAATTCTCTCACCCGGAGAGCTTTGACGTGACCGTTTACCATGCCCCCGGACAGGGCGTTTTGAAACGCAAGATGGACAACCCGATGCTGATGCTTTCGGAGGTGACGATGCAGGAGGCGTCGCTGCCGTATGAAAAGATCGAACCGCAGCTCGCCGCGCTGCTGATCAAAACGGAGATCGGTGCCTTCACGCCGATACTGACCGACCCGAAAGGGGGCTTTGCCTCTTTCTATGTCCGCAACAAGAGCCTCCCGGTGATGCAGCCGTTTGAGACGGTCAAGGCACAGGTTCAGGAGGAGATGATGGACGATGCGCGCGAACAGACCCTCAAGGATTATTTCGACCGTGCCCGCCTGAATGCGGAGATCACCATCGTCCGTCTGCCGGACCGGCAATAG
- the gltX gene encoding glutamate--tRNA ligase, whose protein sequence is MVVTRFAPSPTGYLHIGGLRTALFSWLWARRNGGKFVLRIEDTDQSRNNEDAAQAIVDAFEWIGLEHDGEILYQSRRTGVYQMYIEQLLQEGKAYKCYMSKEELDALREAQTARKERPRYDGRYRDFTGTPPEGVAPVIRIKAPTEGTITVFDGIKGEVTFNVDDILDDFIIARADGSPTYNFVVAVDDALMGINEVIRGDDHFSNTPKQLVVYEALGFKAPAFYHVPMIHNSEGKKLSKRDGATDVMEYKRQGYRPEALLNFLVRLGWSHGDQEIFSIDEMKRLFDPNNINKSASIYNTEKLDWLNAHYIKNLANEALARELTPFGVDLNAHDKKEILLDALKERAKTLVELAEMVKEVLTAPAAYDEKAFKKAVKPDSRAVLEAFAAKVEAADGLHLPTDYHALMETVVSEMEIGFGKIGMPLRLALMGKLSGPGVDTIMAAIGREETLARIAGLTAQLD, encoded by the coding sequence ATGGTTGTCACCCGCTTCGCTCCCAGCCCGACCGGATACCTGCATATCGGGGGGCTGCGCACCGCGCTCTTCTCCTGGCTCTGGGCCCGCCGCAACGGCGGGAAATTCGTTCTGCGTATCGAAGACACCGACCAGAGCCGCAACAACGAAGACGCGGCCCAGGCGATCGTCGATGCCTTCGAATGGATCGGCCTCGAACACGACGGCGAGATCCTCTACCAGTCACGGCGCACGGGTGTCTACCAGATGTATATCGAACAGCTCCTCCAGGAGGGCAAGGCGTACAAATGCTATATGAGCAAAGAGGAGCTTGATGCCCTGCGTGAAGCGCAGACGGCACGCAAAGAGCGCCCGCGCTACGACGGCCGCTACCGTGACTTTACCGGCACGCCGCCGGAGGGGGTCGCCCCCGTTATCCGCATCAAGGCGCCGACCGAGGGGACCATCACCGTCTTTGACGGCATCAAGGGCGAAGTCACCTTCAACGTCGACGACATCCTCGACGACTTCATTATCGCCCGCGCCGACGGGAGCCCGACCTACAACTTCGTCGTCGCCGTCGACGATGCGCTGATGGGTATCAACGAAGTCATCCGCGGGGACGACCACTTCTCCAATACGCCCAAACAGCTCGTCGTCTACGAGGCGCTGGGCTTCAAAGCCCCCGCGTTCTACCACGTGCCGATGATCCACAACAGCGAAGGCAAAAAGCTCTCCAAGCGCGACGGCGCAACGGACGTGATGGAGTACAAGCGCCAGGGCTACCGCCCCGAAGCGCTGCTCAACTTCCTCGTGCGCCTGGGGTGGAGCCACGGCGACCAGGAGATTTTCTCCATCGACGAGATGAAAAGACTCTTCGATCCGAACAATATCAACAAGTCGGCGTCTATCTACAATACCGAAAAGCTCGACTGGCTTAACGCCCATTACATCAAGAACCTCGCCAACGAGGCGCTGGCCCGCGAACTGACCCCCTTCGGCGTCGACCTGAACGCCCACGATAAAAAAGAGATCCTGCTTGACGCCCTCAAAGAGCGTGCCAAGACGCTCGTCGAACTCGCCGAGATGGTCAAAGAGGTTCTGACCGCACCGGCCGCCTACGATGAAAAGGCTTTCAAAAAAGCGGTCAAACCCGACTCGAGAGCCGTCCTGGAAGCCTTCGCCGCCAAAGTAGAGGCCGCCGACGGCCTCCATCTCCCGACCGACTACCACGCCCTGATGGAAACGGTCGTCTCCGAGATGGAAATCGGCTTCGGCAAGATCGGCATGCCGCTGCGCCTGGCCCTGATGGGCAAACTCTCCGGCCCGGGCGTCGATACCATCATGGCGGCGATCGGCCGTGAGGAGACCCTCGCACGCATCGCCGGACTGACGGCACAACTCGACTGA
- a CDS encoding malic enzyme-like NAD(P)-binding protein → MANPLTNDEALAYHAEPTPGKLGISVTKSFKSQRDLSLAYTPGVAVPCLAIEQNPDDAYRYTAKANLIGVISNGTAVLGLGDIGAQASKPVMEGKAVLFKKFSDLDAFDIEVDTKDIERFCSVVEAIAPTFGGINLEDIKAPECFEIEKRLVARLDIPVMHDDQHGTAVISAAGIMNACRLTGRDIKSLRIVIVGAGAAAISCARLYRYLGVENIILIDSKGVVHTGRSDLNAYKTEFAIKVPASQSDAFEGAHVVVGLSRPGTFSTDDVKRMAENPVVFTLANPTPEIMPELVREARPDAIVATGRSDFPNQVNNVLGFPFIFRGAVDVRAKAINTEMKIAAAEALARLARTEVPAYLNELYGTELTFGRDYLIPKPFDRRLIVEVSSAVAAAALHTGVARIGDFDIDAYRKALAERICVDCQPE, encoded by the coding sequence ATGGCCAACCCGCTTACCAATGACGAGGCCCTCGCCTACCACGCCGAACCCACCCCCGGGAAACTCGGTATCAGCGTCACCAAATCCTTCAAAAGCCAGCGGGACCTCTCCCTCGCCTATACCCCCGGGGTCGCCGTACCCTGCCTTGCCATCGAGCAGAACCCCGACGACGCCTACCGCTATACCGCCAAGGCGAACCTGATCGGGGTCATCTCCAACGGCACCGCGGTCCTGGGACTCGGCGATATCGGCGCACAGGCTTCCAAGCCCGTCATGGAGGGGAAAGCCGTCCTCTTCAAAAAGTTCAGCGACCTGGATGCCTTCGACATCGAGGTTGATACGAAAGATATCGAGCGCTTCTGCAGCGTCGTCGAGGCGATCGCCCCCACGTTCGGGGGCATCAACCTCGAGGATATCAAGGCACCGGAGTGCTTCGAGATCGAGAAACGGCTTGTCGCCCGGCTCGATATCCCCGTGATGCATGACGATCAGCACGGGACCGCCGTTATCAGCGCCGCGGGCATCATGAACGCCTGCCGCCTGACGGGGCGCGACATCAAGAGCCTGCGCATCGTGATCGTCGGAGCCGGGGCCGCAGCGATCAGCTGCGCCCGCCTCTACCGCTACCTGGGTGTGGAGAACATCATCCTGATCGACTCCAAGGGCGTCGTCCATACGGGCCGCAGCGACCTCAATGCCTACAAAACGGAGTTTGCCATCAAGGTGCCCGCCAGCCAGAGTGACGCCTTCGAAGGCGCCCACGTCGTCGTCGGCCTCTCGCGCCCGGGCACCTTCAGCACAGACGATGTCAAGCGCATGGCCGAAAACCCGGTGGTCTTCACCCTTGCCAACCCCACCCCGGAGATTATGCCGGAACTGGTGCGCGAGGCCCGTCCCGACGCCATCGTCGCCACCGGGCGCAGCGACTTCCCCAACCAGGTCAACAACGTCCTGGGCTTCCCCTTCATCTTCCGCGGGGCCGTCGACGTACGCGCCAAAGCGATCAATACGGAGATGAAGATCGCCGCCGCCGAAGCGCTGGCGCGCCTGGCCCGGACGGAAGTCCCCGCCTACCTGAACGAACTCTACGGTACCGAACTTACCTTCGGCCGTGACTACCTCATCCCCAAACCCTTCGACAGGCGTCTGATCGTCGAGGTCTCCAGCGCCGTCGCCGCGGCGGCGCTCCACACGGGCGTCGCCCGTATCGGTGACTTCGATATCGATGCCTACCGCAAAGCACTCGCCGAGCGTATCTGCGTCGACTGCCAGCCCGAATAG
- a CDS encoding NAD-glutamate dehydrogenase domain-containing protein, producing the protein MSPENQLGAVCSQLLHPQDLEIGEELLNALRQSPIVTQITQAEGKAAVRLYSREQLLLSDITPILHDFAFVVVDEVTYTVEPEKKPVHVCRFNLQVDDTEAFSRAKTNIESVITDSLLGRTFSSCRIYSLVYKQNLSLRQVTLLRSFIEYINQAVPSINFETILHTVTRHDELSAMLLHYFAARFNPEAKTRAQKSTEIEGIIAEAIKAVPDIMDDRILKLLFAMLGAMSRTNFYLDRSAIAFKLDMSKFAEHLHGIQPRIEAFVYHQDFRGVHLRMGPVSRGGLRWSERYDDYRSEVRSLMVTQEGKNAIIIPDGAKGGFVIDRPRSEITKELFSEIYSTFIENLLDLVDNVVEGEAVHDDRIVAYDGEDSYFVVAADKGTAAMSDTANAIALRRGFWLGDAFASGGSNGYDHKAIGITAKGAMRSTQRFFLERGIDLYNDPITVVGIGSMNGDVFGNGVLLSRAFKLLGAISHREIFVDPNPSPQEAYEERKRLFGSKDGSWGAYNRELISAGGGVWNRSDKAIPLSEEIRRMLQTQARYMSGEELARALLCMKVDLLFNGGVGTYVKHSEESDFELGDKQNESVRINAAQLRCFAVSEGGNLGFTQRARIEYALGGGKINLDGIDNAGGVDTSDHEVNIKILLEALSRKGLLDQQSRTEVLGRHGEQVENSVLWSCYRQALAISRDEQLSRIYLEDFQEAIDVIAEENPVFNRRDFFIPKKENIFEVLSAEGGIVRPILGSLLSYAKIFIKQLIIDTELIDEQFAHRYLYKYFPKAFVSAYEEEIRHHPLRRQIIATMIADMVINNQGVSFVSDFRRLGKARFLTKIRAYLICNALFGANDIRHTIFRSDYTMPVRQQYALLDQIEHVLNFATRWMVKYVDVESIDSLHFIEHREELFDMLSKIKPKQPRMLIEGNDTFNRFFDVLDYLRFAVAVIITKEQSKHSFSDVATLFYLVIERFAILRIITILNALDLKDERDLSLRRQLLQFVEYIAVHYTNRILAFQRINEPPLEAFENFLTNDREAFADILESIAALEANQKPSLRDVTLLVNLLMTSVI; encoded by the coding sequence ATGAGCCCTGAAAACCAGCTCGGCGCGGTCTGTTCGCAGCTGCTGCATCCCCAGGACCTGGAGATCGGGGAGGAACTGCTGAACGCGCTGCGGCAGTCCCCCATCGTCACACAGATCACGCAGGCCGAAGGCAAGGCCGCGGTACGGCTCTATTCCCGAGAGCAGCTGCTGCTCTCCGACATCACCCCGATCCTGCATGATTTCGCCTTCGTGGTGGTGGACGAGGTGACCTATACGGTTGAACCGGAGAAGAAGCCGGTCCATGTCTGCCGCTTCAACCTGCAGGTCGATGACACGGAGGCCTTCTCCCGGGCCAAAACGAATATCGAGTCGGTCATCACCGATTCGCTGCTGGGGCGGACCTTCAGCAGCTGCCGCATCTATTCGCTGGTCTACAAGCAGAACCTGAGCCTGCGCCAGGTGACGCTGCTGCGCTCCTTTATCGAGTACATCAACCAGGCCGTGCCGTCGATCAATTTCGAGACGATCCTCCACACGGTAACGCGGCACGACGAACTTTCGGCCATGCTGCTGCACTATTTCGCCGCGCGTTTCAACCCGGAGGCCAAGACGCGGGCGCAGAAAAGTACGGAAATAGAGGGGATCATCGCCGAGGCGATCAAAGCCGTCCCGGACATCATGGATGACAGGATCCTCAAGCTCCTCTTCGCAATGCTCGGCGCCATGAGCCGGACCAACTTTTATCTGGACCGCAGCGCGATCGCGTTCAAGCTCGATATGTCGAAGTTTGCCGAACATCTCCACGGCATCCAGCCGCGCATCGAGGCCTTCGTCTACCACCAGGATTTCCGTGGCGTACACCTGCGGATGGGTCCCGTCAGCCGCGGGGGGTTACGCTGGAGCGAACGGTACGACGACTACCGCAGCGAGGTACGCTCCTTGATGGTAACCCAGGAGGGGAAGAACGCGATCATCATCCCCGACGGCGCCAAAGGCGGCTTCGTCATCGACCGGCCGCGCAGCGAGATCACCAAGGAGCTCTTCAGCGAGATCTACAGCACCTTTATCGAGAACCTGCTGGATCTCGTCGACAACGTCGTGGAAGGCGAAGCCGTGCATGACGACCGGATCGTCGCCTACGACGGGGAGGACAGCTACTTCGTCGTCGCGGCGGACAAGGGCACGGCGGCGATGAGCGATACGGCAAATGCCATCGCACTCAGACGGGGGTTCTGGCTGGGGGATGCTTTTGCCAGCGGCGGAAGCAACGGGTACGACCACAAGGCCATCGGGATCACGGCCAAGGGGGCCATGCGCTCGACACAGCGCTTCTTCCTCGAGCGCGGCATCGACCTCTACAACGACCCCATCACCGTCGTCGGCATCGGGTCGATGAACGGCGACGTCTTTGGCAACGGGGTACTCCTCTCACGGGCGTTCAAACTGCTCGGCGCGATCTCACACCGGGAGATCTTCGTCGATCCGAACCCCTCGCCGCAGGAGGCGTACGAGGAGCGCAAGCGTCTCTTCGGGTCCAAGGACGGCAGCTGGGGGGCCTATAACAGGGAGCTGATCTCCGCGGGGGGCGGGGTCTGGAACCGAAGCGACAAGGCGATCCCGCTCAGCGAAGAGATACGCCGGATGCTCCAGACCCAGGCGCGTTACATGAGCGGGGAGGAGCTGGCCCGGGCGCTGCTGTGCATGAAGGTCGACCTGCTGTTCAACGGCGGGGTCGGCACCTATGTGAAACACTCTGAGGAGAGCGACTTCGAACTGGGGGACAAGCAGAACGAATCGGTGCGGATCAACGCCGCGCAGCTGCGCTGTTTCGCCGTCAGCGAAGGGGGGAACCTCGGCTTCACCCAGCGCGCCCGCATCGAATATGCCCTGGGCGGCGGCAAAATCAACCTTGACGGCATCGACAATGCCGGCGGGGTGGACACCTCCGACCACGAGGTCAATATCAAGATCCTGCTCGAGGCACTGAGCCGGAAAGGGCTGCTCGATCAGCAGAGCCGCACCGAAGTGCTCGGGCGCCACGGCGAGCAGGTGGAGAACAGCGTTCTGTGGAGCTGCTACCGCCAGGCGCTGGCGATCTCCCGCGACGAACAGCTCAGCCGGATCTACCTGGAGGATTTCCAGGAGGCGATCGACGTCATCGCCGAGGAGAACCCGGTCTTCAACCGCCGTGACTTCTTTATCCCGAAAAAAGAGAATATCTTCGAGGTGCTCTCCGCCGAGGGGGGGATCGTACGGCCGATCCTGGGCTCGCTGCTCTCCTACGCGAAGATCTTTATCAAGCAGCTGATCATCGATACGGAATTGATCGACGAGCAGTTCGCCCATCGCTATCTGTACAAATATTTTCCCAAGGCCTTTGTCAGTGCGTACGAGGAGGAGATCCGCCACCACCCGCTGCGCCGCCAGATCATCGCGACGATGATCGCCGACATGGTCATCAACAACCAGGGGGTCTCTTTCGTCAGTGACTTCCGGCGGCTGGGGAAAGCGCGTTTCCTGACGAAGATCCGCGCCTACCTGATCTGTAACGCCCTCTTCGGGGCGAACGACATCCGCCACACGATCTTCCGTTCCGACTACACCATGCCGGTACGGCAGCAGTATGCCCTGCTGGACCAGATCGAACACGTCCTCAACTTCGCGACACGCTGGATGGTCAAATATGTCGATGTCGAATCGATCGACAGCCTCCATTTCATCGAGCACAGGGAGGAGCTCTTCGACATGCTCTCGAAGATCAAACCGAAACAGCCGCGGATGCTGATCGAGGGGAACGACACCTTCAACCGATTCTTCGACGTACTGGATTACCTCCGCTTCGCGGTCGCGGTCATCATTACCAAAGAGCAGAGCAAACACTCATTCAGCGATGTCGCGACGCTTTTCTACCTGGTCATCGAACGGTTTGCGATTCTGCGGATCATCACCATCCTCAATGCCCTCGATCTCAAAGACGAACGGGACCTCAGTCTCCGGCGGCAGCTGCTGCAGTTCGTCGAGTATATCGCCGTGCACTATACGAACCGCATTCTCGCGTTCCAGCGCATCAACGAACCGCCGCTGGAAGCGTTCGAGAACTTCCTGACCAACGACCGGGAAGCCTTTGCCGATATTCTGGAATCGATCGCGGCGCTGGAGGCGAACCAGAAGCCGTCCCTGCGGGACGTGACCCTCCTGGTCAACCTGTTGATGACGTCGGTGATCTAG